A window from Schistosoma haematobium chromosome 3, whole genome shotgun sequence encodes these proteins:
- the CPN2 gene encoding carboxypeptidase N, polypeptide 2 (EggNog:ENOG410UJMY~COG:T): protein MTKSLFTIIIHFIIIYSLIIQLMKSLPKVYSIKGCVTFVYNDNYSMRQSICDKLNTNFHRIPINLPIEIVKLIINHQNINQLNETQLNHLPNLIDLNLDSNKIKIIQPNTFKQLIQLKRLSLRYNLLTISYESFHPMIMYHLNQLQSINLLHNPLKQIPNHFFLPIGHTIQSIILSNSLMKLQLYNESFYGLYKLKLLDLSNTYLENLPDSYETIFNQMQLNELYLYGNPWKCDCHLRWLIKWYLKYNTKLIYYKSINDIILYNNNHIDLDTNNWLMNEHKLNNQLLEMNTLLQPKCATPMKLHGKPLFNPINNNNNNNNGKQMIRSVDFHCSPESYTPNQEIQFIWGNNDTLSCKFFADPSGIVIWYKDGTRIQNHWPRITTKQSQGRNFLAELIIENIQNSDAGTYVCYLDTGYGHVNTTFNVQVDGGIAIDEPFYHNGIFHWISKLDTTLVLKYTGMIAVCLIILLVIMGLLIYLFNGKMYCRPKLCINKTMPTYDNRSDQSKPGLAGESDTINTGNFSTLSDKNTISNSKSTYTLQGQNLNLCPQLGPKNENIAMTCKRSPTSELNDHVYLHCTSSDVLDQHNLLSNKSRDPTFDNYVTVRLLPTVTGSDLTVPCPIHNYAFIHQVSTDPTTVSTANNVDINYDGVIPESHISSSNIKKYNAMENSNLTTSVSNMKISSTSEENVAIKTNKAIITDSGNINNKIVSNNDNNCLNSSVYTPCPLHGNIYATLQSKDKKNISAEIRKHIANVPPGLTGLNYDKHHTLPNKKFHSQLSTPTTNVISTSPNSTSDILRTNTTLTDK, encoded by the coding sequence ATGACAAAATCACTATTcacaatcattattcatttcattattatttatagtttaATTATACAATTGATGAAATCATTACCAAAAGTCTATTCTATAAAAGGTTGTGTTACATttgtttataatgataattattcaatGCGTCAATCTATATGTGATAAATTAAATACAAATTTTCATAGAATTCCAATTAATTTACCTATTGAAAtagttaaattaattattaatcatcaaaatattaatcaattaaatgaGACACAATTGAATCATTTGCcaaatttaattgatttaaatttagattcgaataaaattaaaattattcaaccaaatacatttaaacaattaattcaattaaaaagATTAAGTTTACGTTATAATTTATTAACTATTTCATATGAATCATTTCATCCAATGATTATGTATCATTTAAATCAATTACAATCTattaatttattacataatccaTTAAAACAGATACCAAATCATTTCTTTTTACCAATTGGTCATACTATACAATCTATTATATTATCAAATAGTTTAATGAAATTACAATTATATAATGAAAGTTTTTAtggtttatataaattaaaattattagatTTAAGTAATACATATTTAGAGAATTTACCTGATTCCTATGAAACAATATTTAATCAAATgcaattaaatgaattatatttatatgGGAATCCATGGAAATGTGATTGTCATTTAAGATGGTTAATAAAATggtatttaaaatataatacaaaattaatatattataaatcaataaatgatattatattatataataataatcatattgatTTAGATACAAATAATTGGTTAATGAATGAacataaattaaataatcaattattagaAATGAATACATTATTACAACCAAAATGTGCAACACCAATGAAATTACATGGGAAACCATTATTTAatccaatcaataataataataataataataatggtaaacaaATGATACGTAGTGTAGATTTTCATTGTTCACCAGAATCATATACACCGAATCAAGAAATTCAATTTATATGGGGTAATAATGATACATTAAGTTGTAAATTTTTTGCTGATCCATCCGGTATTGTAATATGGTATAAAGATGGAACTAGAATACAAAATCATTGGCCAAGAATAACAACTAAACAAAGTCAAGGGAGAAATTTTTTAGCTgaattaattattgaaaatatacaaaattctgatgcaggaacatatgtttgTTATTTGGATACAGGTTATGGACATGTAAATACAACATTCAATGTACAAGTGGATGGTGGTATAGCTATAGACGAACCATTTTATCATAATGGTATATTTCATTGGATTAGTAAATTGGATACAACTCTTGTGCTCAAGTACACTGGAATGATTGCTGTATGTTTAATCATACTATTAGTAATTATGGGcctactaatttatttattcaatggaAAGATGTATTGTCGACCAAAATTATGCATTAATAAAACAATGCCAACTTATGATAATAGATCAGATCAATCTAAACCAGGACTAGCTGGTGAATCAGATACAATAAACACTGGTAATTTTAGTACTTTGAGTGATAAAAATACTATTAGTAATTCAAAAAGTACGTATACGCTCCAAGGACAAAATCTTAATCTTTGTCCACAATTGGGACCTAAGAATGAGAATATAGCAATGACGTGTAAACGTTCTCCAACATCTGAATTAAATGACCATGTCTACTTGCATTGCACTAGTTCCGACGTCTTAGATCAACACAATCTATTATCTAATAAATCACGTGATCCAACATTTGATAATTATGTAACAGTTCGTCTATTACCAACAGTGACAGGTAGTGACCTTACTGTTCCTTGCCCTATACATAACTATGCATTTATACATCAAGTTTCTACAGATCCAACGACAGTATCTACTGCAAATAATGTAGATATTAATTATGATGGTGTAATTCCAGAATCTCATATTTCTTCATCgaacataaaaaaatataatgcAATGGAAAATTCAAATTTAACTACTTCTGTAAGTAATATGAAAATATCGAGTACTTCTGAGGAAAATGTCGCAATAAAAACTAATAAAGCTATAATTACTGATTCAggtaatataaacaataaaattgtcagtaataatgataataactgtTTGAATTCATCGGTTTACACACCTTGTCCGTTACATGGTAATATATATGCAACTCTTCAGAGtaaagataaaaaaaatatttccgCAGAAATACGTAAACACATCGCCAATGTACCACCAGGTTTGACAGGATTAAATTATGACAAACATCATACACTACCAAATAAAAAGTTTCACTCACAGTTATCTACTCCTACTACCAATGTTATTAGTACATCTCCTAATAGTACTAGTGATATCCTTAGGACCAATACTACACTAACCGATAAATGA